From the genome of Miscanthus floridulus cultivar M001 chromosome 10, ASM1932011v1, whole genome shotgun sequence, one region includes:
- the LOC136488134 gene encoding uncharacterized protein: MSLTVADGGRGSGDGGHRQVFPMLTATNYTSWSIRVQAIMEEQGWWEVMEPPEGNSVGALTEAQTAKDKKVAKKKTGKEVWDSLKARFVGTERVKDARLQTLKAEFDALKMKEEETVDEFTRKLTVMSVKYGNLGRTMEDSAMVKKLFDTVPDRFIHVIAGIEQFYDLKTLVFDEAVGRLKAFKERTRRGAGGLCSGDGQALLTQAKWEARQKNSSGEGSGGERSSSNGG; encoded by the coding sequence ATGTCGCTGACGGTTGCTGATGGTGGTCGGGGGAGCGGTGATGGTGGGCACCGGCAGGTGTTCCCGATGCTGACAGCGACCAACTACACCAGCTGGAGTATCCGGGTGCAGGCGATCATGGAGGAGCAGGGGTGGTGGGAAGTGATGGAGCCGCCGGAGGGGAATTCGGTGGGAGCCCTGACGGAGGCGCAGACGGCGAAGGATAAGAAAGTGGCAAAGAAGAAGACGGGGAAGGAAGTGTGGGACTCTCTGAAGGCGAGGTTTGTGGGCACTGAGCGTGTCAAGGATGCACGCCTGCAGACCCTCAAGGCAGAGTTTGATGCactgaagatgaaggaggaggagaCTGTCGATGAGTTCACCAGAAAACTAACGGTTATGTCAGTCAAGTACGGGAACCTAGGCAGGACAATGGAGGACTCGGCCATGGTGAAGAAGTTGTTCGACACCGTGCCTGATAGATTCATTCATGTCATAGCCGGGATCGAACAGTTCTATGATCTCAAAACTTTGGTGTTCGATGAAGCTGTTGGCCGACTGAAGGCGTTCAAGGAGCGAACTAGGCGGGGAGCTGGTGGGTTGTGTTCTGGTGATGGGCAGGCGTTACTCACTCAAGCTAAGTGGGAGGCACGCCAGAAGAACTCGAGTGGAGAAGGTTCTGGAGGCGAGAGGTCTTCGAGCAATGGCGGCTGA